A genomic window from Ideonella sp. WA131b includes:
- a CDS encoding DUF2141 domain-containing protein: MKSAAALSAVISTAALSLLGAALLATAPPAQAQDGCATVEVQNVRPNQGQLMVAAFGSADSYRKKPLAQLRLPAGEGATMRFQLCGMAGSTEVALTLFQDLDSDGRMGANIVGLPTEPWGSSGTPGTFGPSWETGRVKLDGSVIVVRMST, translated from the coding sequence ATGAAGTCCGCCGCCGCCCTGTCCGCCGTGATCTCCACCGCCGCGCTGTCGCTGCTGGGCGCCGCGCTGCTGGCCACCGCGCCGCCCGCGCAGGCGCAGGACGGCTGCGCCACCGTGGAGGTGCAGAACGTGCGCCCGAACCAGGGCCAGCTCATGGTGGCCGCCTTCGGCAGCGCCGACAGCTACCGCAAGAAGCCGCTGGCCCAGCTCCGCCTGCCGGCGGGCGAGGGCGCCACGATGCGCTTCCAGCTCTGCGGCATGGCCGGCAGCACCGAGGTGGCGCTGACGCTGTTCCAGGACCTGGACAGCGACGGCCGCATGGGCGCCAACATCGTGGGCCTGCCCACCGAGCCCTGGGGCTCGTCGGGCACGCCGGGCACCTTCGGCCCGAGCTGGGAGACGGGCCGCGTCAAGCTCGACGGCAGCGTCATCGTGGTGAGGATGTCGACGTGA
- the alr gene encoding alanine racemase: MPRPIEALVHPPALAHNLAVARRQAAGARVWAVVKANAYGHGIERSFEGLKAADGFALLDLAEAERLRGCGWRGPVLLLEGCFEPRDLELCSRLGLWHVVHCSEQINWLAAHKTHEPHRVFLKMNSGMNRLGFAPQAYRSAWARLNALPQVDEVSLMTHFADADAPRGIAHQLAAFAEVTADLPGERSLSNSAAILRHGAHAGLHNDWVRAGVLSYGSAPDFPERSFADWDLQPAMTLHTRLIATQQLQAGDTVGYGSRYTAERAQRIGIAACGYADGYPRHAGTGTPVLVDGVRTGTVGRVSMDMLAVDLSTCPGAGIGSSVTLWGRGPGGAVLAIDEVAHAAGTIGYELMCAVAPRVPVRTAD, from the coding sequence ATGCCCCGCCCCATCGAAGCCCTCGTGCACCCGCCCGCACTGGCCCACAACCTGGCCGTCGCACGGCGCCAGGCCGCCGGCGCGCGGGTGTGGGCGGTGGTCAAGGCCAACGCCTATGGTCACGGCATCGAACGCAGCTTCGAGGGGCTCAAGGCCGCCGACGGCTTTGCGCTGCTCGACCTGGCCGAGGCCGAGCGCCTGCGCGGGTGCGGCTGGCGCGGGCCGGTGCTGCTGCTGGAGGGCTGCTTCGAGCCGCGCGACCTGGAGCTGTGCTCGCGCCTGGGCCTGTGGCACGTGGTGCACTGCAGCGAGCAGATCAACTGGCTGGCCGCGCACAAGACGCACGAGCCGCACCGCGTGTTCCTCAAGATGAACAGCGGCATGAACCGTCTGGGCTTCGCGCCGCAGGCCTATCGCAGCGCCTGGGCGCGGCTGAACGCGCTGCCGCAGGTGGACGAGGTGAGCCTGATGACGCACTTCGCCGATGCCGACGCGCCGCGGGGCATCGCCCACCAGCTCGCTGCGTTCGCCGAGGTGACGGCCGATCTGCCGGGCGAGCGCAGCCTGTCCAACAGCGCGGCCATCCTGCGCCACGGCGCGCACGCGGGGCTGCACAACGACTGGGTGCGTGCGGGCGTGCTGAGCTACGGCAGCGCGCCGGACTTTCCCGAGCGCAGCTTTGCCGACTGGGACCTGCAGCCCGCGATGACGCTGCACACGCGGCTCATCGCCACCCAGCAGTTGCAGGCCGGCGACACCGTGGGCTATGGCAGCCGCTACACCGCCGAGCGTGCCCAGCGCATCGGCATCGCCGCCTGCGGCTACGCCGACGGCTACCCGCGCCACGCCGGCACGGGCACGCCGGTGCTGGTGGACGGCGTGCGCACGGGCACCGTGGGCCGGGTGTCGATGGACATGCTGGCCGTGGACCTGAGCACCTGCCCCGGGGCCGGCATCGGCAGCAGCGTCACGCTGTGGGGCCGCGGGCCGGGCGGCGCGGTGCTGGCCATCGACGAGGTGGCGCACGCCGCCGGCACCATCGGCTACGAGCTGATGTGCGCGGTGGCGCCGCGCGTGCCGGTGCGCACGGCCGACTGA
- the lplT gene encoding lysophospholipid transporter LplT, which yields MKKGFSTIMSAQFFSSLADNALLVAAVELLRTAQAPAWQVPALAPMFAFFYVVLAPFVGAFADSIPKGRVMFISNAFKIVGCLMMLFGSHPLLAYAVVGLGAAAYSPAKYGILTELLPPSQLVKGNGWIEGLTVGSIVLGILLGGQLIGPHISPLLLGLDLPLVDTAIDTGPEAAICVIVLLYLAATGFNLYIPRTGAPLIPMDGVLHLVKDFSRCNSRLWADKLGQISLATTTLLWGIFGNLRLIVFAWAAAALGYTTAQASNLAGVVVIGSVVGAVVASFITKLDRATNVIPLAISVGFLMIGLVYIHTLAQAVPFLIVMGAICGFLIVPMNALLQHRGHNLMGAGRSIAVQNFNEQACILGLGALYVVMTRFGLSAFGAIFVFGLLVAVTMELIRRWHRHNTVQHADEVERLLDMARTDRHH from the coding sequence ATGAAAAAAGGCTTCTCGACCATCATGTCGGCGCAGTTCTTCAGCTCGCTGGCCGACAACGCGTTGCTGGTGGCGGCCGTGGAGCTGCTGCGCACGGCCCAGGCCCCGGCCTGGCAGGTGCCGGCGCTGGCGCCGATGTTCGCGTTCTTCTACGTCGTGCTCGCGCCTTTTGTCGGGGCCTTCGCCGACAGCATCCCCAAGGGCCGGGTGATGTTCATCAGCAACGCATTCAAGATCGTGGGCTGCCTGATGATGCTGTTCGGCAGCCACCCGCTGCTGGCCTACGCGGTGGTGGGGCTGGGCGCGGCGGCGTATTCGCCGGCCAAGTACGGCATCCTCACGGAGCTTCTGCCGCCCTCGCAGCTGGTCAAGGGCAACGGCTGGATCGAGGGCCTCACGGTGGGCTCCATCGTGCTGGGCATCCTGCTGGGCGGGCAGCTCATCGGCCCGCACATCTCGCCGCTGCTGCTGGGGCTGGATCTGCCGCTCGTCGACACCGCCATCGACACCGGCCCCGAGGCCGCCATCTGCGTGATCGTGCTGCTGTACCTGGCAGCCACGGGCTTCAACCTGTACATCCCGCGCACCGGGGCGCCGCTGATCCCGATGGACGGCGTGCTGCACCTGGTGAAGGACTTCTCGCGCTGCAACAGCCGGCTGTGGGCCGACAAGCTGGGCCAGATCTCGCTGGCCACCACCACGCTGCTGTGGGGCATCTTCGGCAACCTGCGGCTGATCGTGTTCGCCTGGGCCGCGGCGGCGCTGGGCTACACCACGGCGCAGGCCTCCAACCTGGCCGGCGTGGTGGTGATCGGTTCGGTGGTGGGCGCCGTGGTGGCCAGCTTCATCACCAAGCTCGACCGCGCCACCAACGTCATCCCGCTGGCCATCAGCGTGGGCTTCCTGATGATCGGGCTGGTCTACATCCACACGCTGGCGCAGGCGGTGCCCTTCCTCATCGTGATGGGGGCGATCTGCGGCTTTCTCATCGTGCCCATGAACGCGCTGCTGCAGCACCGCGGCCACAACCTGATGGGCGCCGGCCGCTCGATCGCGGTGCAGAACTTCAACGAGCAGGCCTGCATCCTGGGCCTGGGCGCGCTGTACGTGGTGATGACGCGCTTCGGGTTGTCGGCCTTCGGCGCCATCTTCGTGTTCGGCTTGCTGGTGGCCGTGACGATGGAGCTGATCCGGCGCTGGCACCGTCACAACACGGTGCAGCACGCCGACGAGGTCGAGCGCCTGCTGGACATGGCGCGCACGGACAGGCACCACTAG
- a CDS encoding DMT family transporter, whose protein sequence is MRRTLLWLPVAALMVNAFTWGVSWWPLRQLEAQGLHPLWATVLIYALAVALIVALRPAAVAHLLKTPVLWVLVLAAGTTNATFNWAVTIGDVVRVVLLFYLMPLWAVLLARLLLDERLTPLAMARVAMALAGAAVVLWPQGGGLPLPQSLPDWLGVIGGFGFALNNVMLRREAHQPEAARALAMFFGGAAVAGVLAAALSAQGLVALPPAPAWGWVAGSVVLAVFFLGGNLALQYGAARLPANVTAVVMLTEVLFASVSAVLLGAGRITPTLALGGALILGAALLSARR, encoded by the coding sequence ATGCGCCGCACCTTGCTGTGGCTGCCGGTGGCGGCCCTGATGGTGAACGCCTTCACCTGGGGCGTGAGCTGGTGGCCGTTGCGCCAGCTCGAGGCCCAGGGCCTGCACCCGCTGTGGGCCACGGTGCTGATCTACGCGCTGGCGGTGGCGCTCATCGTGGCCTTGCGCCCGGCGGCCGTGGCGCACCTGCTGAAGACGCCGGTGCTGTGGGTGCTGGTGCTGGCCGCCGGCACCACCAACGCCACCTTCAACTGGGCCGTGACCATCGGCGACGTGGTGCGCGTGGTGCTGCTGTTCTACCTGATGCCCCTGTGGGCGGTGCTGCTGGCGCGGCTGCTGCTGGACGAGCGGCTCACGCCGCTGGCGATGGCCCGCGTGGCCATGGCACTGGCCGGCGCCGCGGTGGTGCTGTGGCCGCAGGGCGGCGGCCTGCCGCTGCCGCAGAGCCTGCCCGACTGGCTGGGCGTGATCGGCGGCTTCGGCTTCGCGCTCAACAACGTGATGCTGCGGCGCGAGGCCCACCAGCCCGAGGCGGCACGGGCGCTGGCAATGTTCTTCGGCGGGGCCGCGGTGGCCGGCGTGCTGGCCGCGGCGCTCAGCGCCCAGGGCTTGGTGGCCCTGCCGCCGGCCCCGGCCTGGGGCTGGGTGGCCGGCTCGGTGGTGCTGGCGGTGTTCTTTCTGGGGGGCAACCTGGCGCTGCAGTACGGCGCGGCGCGGCTGCCGGCCAACGTGACGGCGGTGGTCATGCTGACCGAGGTGCTGTTCGCCAGCGTCTCGGCCGTGCTGCTGGGGGCCGGGCGGATCACGCCGACGCTGGCGCTGGGCGGGGCGCTGATCCTGGGCGCTGCCTTGCTCTCGGCCCGCCGCTGA
- a CDS encoding glutathione peroxidase, translated as MSSTVYDFEALSITGEKSHLSSQRGKVLLIVNTASACGFTPQFGGLEKLWQDYRERGLVIVGFPSNEFGGQDPGSNDEIASFCQLNFGVSFPMMAKVKVNGGEAHPLWQWLKAEAPGVLGTEGIKWNFTKFLVGRDGRVRKRYAPNDAPEKLRADIEKALAEKAPQ; from the coding sequence ATGTCCTCGACCGTCTACGACTTCGAAGCCCTGTCCATCACGGGCGAGAAGAGCCACCTGTCCAGCCAGCGCGGCAAGGTGCTGCTGATCGTCAACACCGCCAGCGCCTGCGGCTTCACGCCGCAGTTCGGCGGCCTCGAGAAGCTCTGGCAGGACTATCGCGAGCGGGGCCTCGTCATCGTGGGCTTCCCGAGCAACGAGTTCGGCGGCCAGGACCCCGGCAGCAACGACGAGATCGCCAGCTTCTGCCAACTGAACTTCGGCGTGAGCTTCCCGATGATGGCCAAGGTCAAGGTCAACGGCGGCGAGGCGCACCCGCTGTGGCAGTGGCTCAAGGCCGAGGCGCCGGGCGTGCTGGGCACCGAGGGCATCAAGTGGAACTTCACCAAGTTCCTGGTCGGCCGCGACGGTCGCGTGAGAAAGCGCTACGCCCCGAACGACGCGCCCGAGAAGCTGCGCGCCGACATCGAAAAGGCCCTGGCCGAGAAGGCGCCGCAATGA
- a CDS encoding aspartate/tyrosine/aromatic aminotransferase — MFSHVEPYAGDPILSLNEAFQKDPRADKVNLSIGIYFDDAGRIPVLDCVKQAEAQMLAEGGAKSYLPIEGSAAMRSAVQGLLFGAEHPAVKAGRVATLQTVGSSGGLKVGADFIKRWLPASGLWVSDPTWDNHRAMFEGAGVPVSTYPYYDAATGGVRFAEMCAALDALPAGSIVLLHACCHNPTGVDLSAAQWAELVPLLQRRGLIPYLDIAYQGYGEGIEEDAWAIRAVADAGLTAFVANSFSKSMSLYGERAGALSVVCETPDEAERVLGQMKATVRRNYSSPAIHAAGIVSRVLGDATLRAAWHADVAAMRTRIQAMRRSLHGVLSAKRPGRDFGYILSQRGMFSYTGLGAAQVDRLREEFGVYLVRSGRICVAGLNTGNVERTATAMAAVL, encoded by the coding sequence CTGTTCAGCCACGTGGAGCCCTACGCGGGCGACCCCATCCTGAGCCTGAACGAGGCCTTCCAGAAGGATCCGCGGGCCGACAAGGTCAATCTGTCCATCGGCATCTACTTCGACGACGCCGGCCGCATCCCGGTGCTGGACTGCGTGAAGCAGGCTGAAGCGCAGATGCTGGCCGAAGGCGGCGCCAAGTCCTACCTGCCCATCGAAGGCTCGGCCGCCATGCGCAGCGCCGTGCAGGGCCTGCTGTTCGGCGCCGAGCACCCGGCCGTCAAGGCCGGCCGCGTGGCGACGCTGCAGACCGTGGGCTCCAGCGGCGGCCTGAAGGTCGGTGCCGACTTCATCAAGCGCTGGCTGCCCGCGAGCGGCCTGTGGGTGAGCGACCCGACCTGGGACAACCACCGCGCCATGTTCGAGGGCGCGGGCGTGCCCGTGAGCACCTACCCGTACTACGACGCGGCCACCGGTGGCGTGCGCTTCGCCGAGATGTGCGCCGCGCTCGATGCGCTGCCCGCCGGCAGCATCGTGCTGCTGCACGCGTGCTGCCACAACCCGACCGGCGTGGACCTGAGCGCTGCGCAGTGGGCCGAGCTCGTGCCGCTGCTCCAGCGCCGCGGGCTCATCCCTTACCTCGACATCGCCTACCAGGGTTATGGCGAGGGCATCGAAGAAGACGCCTGGGCCATCCGCGCCGTGGCCGACGCCGGCCTCACGGCGTTTGTGGCCAACTCCTTCAGCAAGAGCATGAGCCTGTATGGCGAGCGGGCCGGCGCACTCAGCGTGGTGTGCGAGACGCCCGACGAGGCCGAGCGCGTGCTCGGGCAGATGAAGGCCACCGTGCGCCGCAACTACAGCAGCCCGGCCATCCATGCCGCCGGCATCGTGAGCCGCGTGCTGGGCGATGCAACGCTGCGCGCCGCCTGGCACGCCGACGTGGCCGCCATGCGCACGCGCATCCAGGCCATGCGGCGCTCGCTGCACGGCGTGCTCAGCGCCAAGCGCCCGGGGCGTGACTTCGGCTACATCCTCAGCCAGCGCGGCATGTTCAGCTACACCGGCCTGGGCGCGGCGCAGGTGGACCGCCTGCGCGAGGAGTTCGGCGTCTACCTCGTGCGCTCCGGGCGCATCTGCGTGGCGGGGCTGAACACCGGCAACGTGGAGCGCACGGCCACGGCGATGGCGGCGGTGCTGTAG
- a CDS encoding LysR family transcriptional regulator, protein MAPNFRTLDLNLLRVFDATMAEGSLTRAAATLAMTQPAVSHALKRLREHLGEELFERAAHGVRPTPRAEALWPAVRDALAALRQSLAPGDFDPARDEHQFHLAMADSTASLLAPPLVQVIEATGARANLRVLPLTTRDPTALLDSGEADLAVGFFPALITRLVAQGDTAHLRHQRLYDTRYVCVMRQGHPLAGRPLALADFVAAHHLLVSFSGRPFGLVDQALAALGHKRRIVLTVNQFATAGRVVSASELLAVLPESFIGATGVAESLAVREIPLALDPVHVEMVWHLRRDADAAHRWLRQQVRQAAGG, encoded by the coding sequence ATGGCGCCCAACTTCCGCACGCTCGACCTGAACCTGCTGCGCGTGTTCGACGCCACCATGGCCGAGGGCAGCCTGACGCGCGCCGCGGCCACGCTGGCGATGACCCAGCCGGCCGTGAGCCACGCGCTCAAGCGCCTGCGCGAGCACCTGGGCGAGGAGCTGTTCGAGCGCGCCGCCCACGGCGTGCGCCCCACGCCGCGCGCCGAGGCGCTGTGGCCCGCCGTGCGCGACGCGCTGGCGGCGCTGCGCCAGAGCCTGGCCCCGGGCGACTTCGACCCCGCGCGCGACGAACACCAGTTCCACCTGGCCATGGCCGACTCCACCGCCTCGCTCCTGGCGCCGCCGCTGGTGCAGGTGATCGAGGCCACCGGCGCGCGCGCCAACCTGCGCGTGCTGCCGCTGACCACGCGCGACCCCACGGCGCTGCTCGACAGCGGCGAGGCCGATCTCGCGGTGGGTTTCTTCCCGGCGCTGATCACGCGCCTGGTGGCCCAGGGCGACACCGCGCACCTGCGCCACCAGCGGCTGTACGACACGCGCTATGTGTGCGTGATGCGGCAGGGCCACCCGCTGGCCGGCCGGCCCCTGGCGCTGGCCGACTTCGTCGCGGCGCACCACCTGCTCGTCAGCTTCTCGGGCCGGCCCTTCGGGCTGGTGGACCAGGCGCTGGCCGCACTCGGCCACAAGCGCCGCATCGTGCTGACGGTGAACCAGTTCGCCACCGCCGGCCGCGTCGTCAGTGCCAGCGAGCTGCTGGCGGTGCTGCCCGAGAGCTTCATCGGCGCCACCGGCGTGGCCGAGTCGCTGGCCGTGCGCGAGATCCCGCTGGCGCTGGACCCGGTGCACGTCGAGATGGTCTGGCACCTGCGCCGCGATGCCGACGCCGCGCACCGCTGGCTGCGGCAGCAGGTGCGGCAGGCCGCGGGCGGCTGA
- a CDS encoding ornithine cyclodeaminase gives MTTFLAPQDIAHIVAAHGLPAVLERLAEAIAADFCRWPEFDKVPRVAAHSRLGVIELMPVADAERYSFKYVNGHPGNGAVGLPTVMAFGVLADVTTGQPLLLSELTLTTALRTAATSLVAARALVRPGARTMALIGNGAQAEFQALAFHHGLGVRELRLFDTDPAATAKLVRHLRSVPGLALTVCASTAEAVRGAHIVTTITADKRNAVIIEPDMLEPGMHLNAVGGDCPGKTELHPGVLEAASVFVEYEPQTRIEGDLQQMPAHFAVTELWRVLTGQAPGRQRADEITVFDSVGFALEDYSALRLVQQLAAELGLGQPLALIPALADPKDLYAQLLPAPAKRSALKAA, from the coding sequence ATGACGACCTTCCTCGCCCCCCAGGACATCGCCCACATCGTGGCCGCGCACGGCCTGCCCGCGGTGCTGGAGCGCCTGGCCGAGGCCATCGCCGCCGACTTCTGCCGCTGGCCCGAGTTCGACAAGGTGCCGCGTGTGGCCGCGCATTCGCGGCTGGGCGTCATCGAGCTCATGCCCGTGGCCGACGCCGAGCGCTACAGCTTCAAGTACGTCAACGGCCACCCGGGCAACGGCGCCGTCGGCCTGCCCACGGTGATGGCCTTCGGCGTGCTGGCCGACGTGACCACCGGCCAGCCTTTGCTGCTGAGTGAGCTCACACTCACCACGGCGCTGCGCACGGCCGCCACCTCGCTCGTGGCGGCGCGGGCGCTGGTGCGGCCGGGTGCGCGGACGATGGCGCTCATCGGCAACGGCGCACAGGCCGAGTTCCAGGCCCTGGCCTTCCACCACGGGCTGGGTGTGCGCGAGCTGCGCCTCTTTGACACCGACCCCGCCGCCACGGCCAAGCTGGTGCGCCACCTGCGTTCCGTGCCCGGCCTGGCGCTCACGGTCTGCGCCAGCACCGCCGAGGCCGTGCGCGGCGCACACATCGTCACCACCATCACCGCCGACAAGCGCAACGCCGTGATCATCGAGCCCGACATGCTGGAGCCCGGCATGCACCTCAATGCCGTCGGCGGCGACTGCCCCGGCAAGACCGAGCTGCACCCCGGCGTGCTGGAGGCCGCGAGCGTGTTCGTGGAGTACGAGCCGCAGACGCGCATCGAGGGCGACCTGCAGCAGATGCCGGCACACTTTGCCGTCACCGAGCTCTGGCGCGTGCTCACCGGCCAGGCGCCGGGGCGGCAGCGGGCCGACGAGATCACGGTGTTCGACTCGGTCGGCTTTGCGCTCGAGGACTACTCGGCGCTGCGCCTGGTGCAGCAGCTGGCTGCCGAGCTGGGGCTGGGGCAGCCGCTGGCGCTGATCCCGGCGCTGGCCGACCCCAAGGATCTGTACGCGCAACTCTTGCCGGCGCCGGCCAAGCGCTCGGCCTTGAAAGCGGCCTGA
- a CDS encoding Lrp/AsnC family transcriptional regulator produces the protein MDSTDLQLIALLRQNARAPVAELAQRLRVSRGTVANRIRKLEDEGVLVGYTVLLRPDVETQRITAWMSITVEGNQTREVIAHLLGEPGVAALHDTNGRWDLLAELRAPHLGELAAVLERVRLIRGIAGTETSIHLQTYKLT, from the coding sequence ATGGACTCGACCGACCTGCAACTGATCGCGTTGCTGCGCCAGAACGCCCGCGCACCCGTGGCCGAGCTTGCGCAGCGGCTGCGCGTCTCGCGCGGCACGGTGGCCAACCGCATCCGCAAGCTCGAGGACGAGGGCGTGCTCGTGGGCTACACGGTGCTGCTGCGGCCCGACGTCGAAACGCAGCGCATCACCGCCTGGATGAGCATCACGGTGGAGGGCAACCAGACGCGCGAGGTGATCGCCCACCTGCTGGGCGAGCCCGGCGTGGCCGCGCTGCACGACACCAACGGCCGCTGGGACCTGCTGGCGGAGCTGCGCGCACCCCACCTCGGCGAGCTGGCCGCGGTGCTGGAGCGGGTGCGGCTCATCAGAGGCATCGCCGGCACCGAGACCAGCATCCACCTGCAGACCTACAAGCTCACCTGA
- a CDS encoding ABC transporter permease: MGPFLLRRLVTFIATLAVASVVVFAVLELLPGNAAQVILGDSATPESLAAMEAQLGLDRPALARYAQWLGGWLGGETATSLSYGVPTAELIAQRLQVTLPLALIAMLITAVVALVLGVYAASRHNRLGDVGVMAASQMGIAIPNFWFAILLILLFAVHLQWVDAGGFPGWHADDGGGFWLGLRALVLPAIALAVVQAAILARVTRSAVLDVLLEDFVRTARAKGLTQGQALRRHVLRNAMIPVLTVGGLQFANLITGTIVVESVFVLPGIGRLVFQAIANRDLVVVRDVVMLLAALVIVVNFVVDLLVAWIDPRLRTN, encoded by the coding sequence ATGGGCCCCTTCCTGCTGCGCCGCCTGGTCACCTTCATCGCCACGCTGGCTGTGGCCTCGGTGGTGGTGTTCGCGGTTCTGGAGCTGCTGCCGGGCAACGCCGCGCAGGTGATCCTGGGCGACAGCGCCACGCCGGAGTCGCTGGCGGCGATGGAAGCCCAGCTGGGCCTGGACCGCCCCGCGCTGGCGCGCTACGCGCAGTGGCTGGGCGGTTGGCTGGGCGGCGAGACGGCGACCAGCCTGAGCTACGGCGTGCCCACGGCCGAACTCATCGCGCAGCGGCTGCAGGTGACGCTGCCGCTGGCGCTGATCGCCATGCTCATCACCGCCGTCGTGGCGTTGGTGCTGGGCGTCTACGCAGCCTCGCGCCACAACAGGCTGGGCGACGTGGGCGTGATGGCGGCCAGCCAGATGGGCATCGCGATTCCGAACTTCTGGTTCGCGATCCTCTTGATTCTGCTGTTCGCGGTGCACCTGCAGTGGGTGGACGCGGGCGGCTTCCCTGGCTGGCACGCGGACGACGGCGGTGGCTTCTGGCTCGGCCTGCGCGCGCTCGTCCTGCCGGCCATCGCGCTGGCCGTGGTGCAGGCGGCCATCCTCGCGCGCGTCACGCGCTCGGCCGTGCTCGACGTGCTGCTGGAGGATTTCGTTCGCACCGCGCGCGCCAAGGGCCTCACGCAAGGCCAGGCGCTGCGCCGCCATGTGCTGCGCAACGCGATGATCCCGGTGCTCACGGTGGGCGGGCTGCAGTTTGCCAACCTCATCACCGGCACCATCGTCGTGGAGAGCGTGTTCGTGCTGCCAGGCATCGGCCGGCTCGTGTTCCAGGCCATCGCCAACCGCGACCTCGTGGTGGTGCGTGACGTGGTGATGCTGCTGGCGGCGCTGGTGATCGTCGTCAACTTCGTCGTCGACCTGCTGGTGGCCTGGATCGACCCCAGGCTGCGCACGAACTGA
- a CDS encoding phage holin family protein, producing MKLIARWLLLAAALLLVAHLYAGVTVASFGSALIAAFVLGLFNTLVRPLLVLLTLPVTILTLGLFLFVINALMFWAAASVLDGFGVTGFVAALVGSLLYSLCGLVIDAAVERIFSRPRD from the coding sequence ATGAAGCTGATCGCGCGTTGGTTGCTGCTCGCCGCAGCGCTGCTGCTGGTGGCCCACCTCTACGCCGGCGTCACGGTGGCGAGCTTCGGCTCGGCCCTCATCGCCGCTTTCGTGCTGGGGCTGTTCAACACGCTGGTGCGGCCACTGCTGGTGCTGCTGACGCTGCCGGTCACCATTCTCACGCTGGGCCTGTTCCTCTTCGTGATCAACGCGCTGATGTTCTGGGCCGCCGCCTCGGTGCTCGACGGCTTCGGCGTCACCGGCTTCGTGGCCGCGCTGGTGGGCTCCTTGCTGTACAGCCTGTGCGGGCTGGTCATCGACGCCGCGGTGGAGCGCATCTTCAGCCGCCCGAGGGACTGA
- a CDS encoding M48 family metalloprotease produces MAASSLAPAWAQPAAAPANAVRLPALGEGASADLSVNQERRIGDAILREGRRDPAFLDDHILLDYVQQLYAPLLRAARARGDIEPDVDAAFAWDIFLVNDRSVNAFALPGGYVGVHLGLIALTSTPDALASVLAHELTHVTQRHIARSIAPQQQASLLAVAGFLLGVLAASRGSGGTSIDGANAAIMGGQAAAIQTQLNFTRAMEREADRVGFGLLAEAGFNPAGMAQMFEKLDLASRINDNNSFPYLRTHPLTMDRITEARTRVLAAPMPLPEPTLLHALMQARARVLMDPGAQSLARLSGQSSSPLVVERIAARMAGAMAAQRLNDPARAERQATEAREMAATLPRRDLHAERALALMHAEIRQAAGDTPGALALLDALPPAPADAPRSAARAPMLMRAQLLLDLHRARPGSEAQALRASTETLQTWLSEHRHDATAWERLSGTAEALGQRLRSLRAAAEARAALGDLPGAIDRFRVAQQASRDDAGPQDFIEASVIDVRLRQLVAQRRELQLEARGGPP; encoded by the coding sequence ATGGCGGCCTCGTCGCTCGCGCCGGCCTGGGCGCAGCCGGCCGCGGCACCGGCCAACGCCGTGCGCCTGCCGGCCCTGGGCGAGGGCGCCTCGGCCGACCTCTCCGTCAACCAGGAGCGCCGCATCGGCGACGCCATCCTGCGCGAGGGCCGGCGCGACCCCGCCTTCCTCGACGACCACATCCTGCTCGACTACGTGCAGCAGCTGTATGCGCCGCTGCTGCGCGCCGCGCGCGCGCGCGGCGACATCGAGCCCGACGTCGACGCCGCGTTTGCCTGGGACATCTTTCTCGTCAACGACCGCAGCGTGAACGCCTTTGCCCTGCCCGGCGGTTATGTCGGTGTGCACCTCGGCCTCATCGCGCTGACTTCCACTCCTGATGCGCTGGCCTCGGTGCTGGCCCACGAGCTCACGCACGTCACCCAGCGCCACATCGCGCGCAGCATCGCGCCGCAGCAGCAGGCCTCGCTGCTGGCGGTGGCCGGGTTCTTGCTGGGCGTGCTGGCGGCCAGCCGCGGCAGCGGCGGCACCTCCATCGACGGCGCCAATGCCGCCATCATGGGCGGGCAGGCCGCGGCCATCCAGACGCAGCTCAATTTCACGCGTGCCATGGAGCGCGAGGCGGACCGGGTCGGCTTCGGGCTGCTGGCCGAAGCCGGCTTCAACCCCGCCGGCATGGCGCAGATGTTCGAGAAGCTCGACCTCGCCAGCCGCATCAACGACAACAACAGCTTCCCCTACCTGCGCACGCACCCGCTCACGATGGACCGCATCACCGAGGCCCGCACGCGCGTGTTGGCCGCGCCGATGCCGCTGCCCGAGCCGACGCTGCTGCACGCGCTGATGCAGGCCCGCGCCCGCGTGCTGATGGACCCGGGGGCGCAGAGCCTGGCGCGGCTGTCGGGCCAGAGCTCGTCGCCGCTGGTGGTGGAGCGCATCGCGGCGCGGATGGCCGGGGCGATGGCGGCGCAGCGGCTGAACGACCCCGCGCGCGCCGAACGCCAGGCCACCGAGGCGCGGGAGATGGCCGCCACGCTGCCCAGGCGCGACCTTCATGCCGAGCGCGCGCTGGCGCTCATGCACGCCGAGATCCGCCAGGCGGCCGGCGACACGCCCGGCGCGCTGGCGCTGCTGGATGCGCTGCCACCGGCACCGGCCGACGCCCCGCGCAGCGCCGCGCGTGCCCCGATGCTGATGCGGGCGCAGCTGCTGCTCGATCTGCACCGTGCGCGGCCGGGCAGCGAGGCCCAGGCCCTGCGCGCGAGCACCGAGACGCTGCAGACCTGGTTGTCCGAGCACCGGCACGACGCCACCGCCTGGGAGCGGCTGTCGGGCACGGCCGAGGCCCTGGGCCAGCGGCTGCGGTCGCTGCGCGCCGCCGCCGAGGCGCGCGCGGCGCTGGGCGATCTGCCTGGCGCCATCGACCGATTCCGCGTCGCGCAGCAGGCATCGCGCGACGATGCCGGCCCGCAGGACTTCATCGAGGCTTCGGTCATCGACGTGCGGCTGCGCCAGCTGGTGGCGCAGCGCCGCGAGTTGCAGCTCGAGGCCCGCGGCGGGCCGCCGTAA